In one window of Mus pahari chromosome 3, PAHARI_EIJ_v1.1, whole genome shotgun sequence DNA:
- the LOC110318959 gene encoding olfactory receptor 4F6-like: MNEANYSDVSEFMFLGLSTYRPTQYFLFAFTIISYAATFLGNFSVLFIVIFDPHLHSPMYFLLANLSFVDFCFSTSTVPKLISDLYSGHSVISIQSCIFQMFVLHLLGGCEMVLLVAMAWDRYVAICKPLYYLTIMNPRTCLLLLIGAWIIGFIHSMAQLAFVVHLPFCASNEIDSFYCDLPRFIKMACIDTYRMEFLVTADSGFISLSTFFLLIISYIFILFTVRKQSLGSLSKALSTLSAHISVVVLFFGPCIFVYIWPFPTVPVDKFLAILDFMIIPILNPAIYTLRNKDMKVAMRRLSVQLLNRKSIC, translated from the coding sequence ATGAATGAAGCAAATTACTCTGACGTATCTGAATTTATGTTCCTGGGACTATCAACCTACAGACCAACACAATATTTCCTCTTTGCTTTCACTATAATATCATATGCAGCAACATTTCTAGGAAATTTCTCAGTTTTGTTTATAGTGATCTTTGACCCTCATTTACATTCACCCATGTACTTCCTTTTAGCTAATCTTTCATTcgttgacttttgtttttctaccTCAACAGTTCCTAAGTTGATTTCTGACCTGTACTCAGGTCACAGTGTCATTTCAATTCAGAGCTGTATCTTCCAGATGTTTGTCCTCCATCTCCTGGGGGGATGTGAGATGGTGTTGCTGGTAGCCATGGCCTGGGACAGATATGTGGCCATATGCAAACCCCTCTACTACCTGACCATCATGAATCCAAGAACGTGTCTTTTGCTTTTGATTGGTGCCTGGATTATTGGTTTCATTCATTCAATGGCTCAATTAGCTTTTGTTGTCCATTTGCCTTTTTGTGCTTCTAATGAGATAGATAGCTTTTACTGTGATCTTCCTCGGTTCATCAAAATGGCCTGTATAGACACCTACAGAATGGAGTTCTTAGTTACTGCTGACAGTGGATTTATTTCTCTCAGTACCTTCTTCTTATTGATTATCTCTTACATCTTCATACTGTTTACTGTACGGAAGCAGTCCTTGGGCAGTTTATCCAAGGCCCTCTCTACACTTTCTGCTCACATCTCTGTGGTAGTTTTGTTCTTTGGACCATGCATCTTTGTGTACATATGGCCATTTCCAACTGTGCCAGTGGATAAGTTCCTGGCCATTCTGGACTTCATGATTATACCCATCCTGAACCCTGCCATTTACACGCTGAGGAACAAAGACATGAAGGTGGCAATGAGAAGACTGAGTGTTCAGCTCCTGAACAGGAAAAGTATCTGCTAA